Proteins from a genomic interval of Pseudomonadota bacterium:
- the tuf gene encoding elongation factor Tu (EF-Tu; promotes GTP-dependent binding of aminoacyl-tRNA to the A-site of ribosomes during protein biosynthesis; when the tRNA anticodon matches the mRNA codon, GTP hydrolysis results; the inactive EF-Tu-GDP leaves the ribosome and release of GDP is promoted by elongation factor Ts; many prokaryotes have two copies of the gene encoding EF-Tu) has protein sequence GDNVTVEGALITPIAMEDGLRFAIREGGRTVGAGVINKIIE, from the coding sequence GGGGGATAACGTCACAGTAGAAGGGGCGCTGATCACCCCGATCGCCATGGAAGATGGTCTTCGTTTTGCAATCCGCGAGGGTGGCAGAACCGTTGGTGCCGGCGTTATCAATAAGATTATTGAGTAG